A genomic stretch from Methylorubrum extorquens includes:
- a CDS encoding conserved protein of unknown function (Evidence 4 : Unknown function but conserved in other organisms) gives MSETDTFDLTLERIALIRRMVVAWNGAETGAPMIHPDAPYGSTDRDGDIFNVTGDDEGADEEHRAMGDALAVFLQNATLKPGRYQYHNPLAKLAPGDLFDVFRDEATGETPEHITFEVTDAHLRLLRAFSLEWDEAYDVPRVDPKRPYGGTTWHTAEMASHLGEPPEKDAEGRAILTDEQEARLERLHREMQPAMQIFLRYGDLGPGPFRQSEGTTGWEPA, from the coding sequence ATGAGCGAGACGGACACCTTCGACCTGACGCTGGAGCGCATCGCGCTGATCCGGCGGATGGTCGTGGCCTGGAACGGAGCGGAGACCGGCGCGCCGATGATCCATCCGGACGCGCCCTACGGCAGCACCGACCGCGACGGCGACATCTTCAACGTCACCGGCGACGATGAGGGCGCGGACGAGGAGCACCGGGCGATGGGCGATGCGCTCGCCGTGTTCCTGCAGAACGCGACGCTGAAGCCCGGCCGCTACCAGTACCACAACCCGCTCGCCAAGCTCGCGCCGGGGGACCTCTTCGACGTGTTCCGCGACGAGGCCACCGGCGAGACGCCCGAGCACATCACATTCGAAGTCACCGACGCGCACCTACGGCTGCTGCGGGCGTTCAGCCTCGAATGGGACGAGGCCTACGACGTGCCGCGCGTCGATCCGAAGCGGCCCTACGGCGGTACGACGTGGCACACGGCGGAGATGGCGTCCCATCTCGGCGAGCCGCCCGAGAAGGACGCGGAAGGCCGCGCCATCCTGACCGACGAACAGGAGGCCCGCCTGGAGCGCCTGCACCGCGAGATGCAGCCGGCGATGCAGATTTTTTTGCGGTACGGCGATCTCGGGCCGGGACCGTTTCGGCAGTCCGAGGGCACGACCGGCTGGGAGCCGGCCTGA
- a CDS encoding exported protein of unknown function (Evidence 5 : Unknown function) translates to MRVPSRRSLSRSSAGLLVAALAGLPLAAEAAGPYEFVAAPAVDLNRIYRIDRANGEVTSCQYGLRDDSVGVTLCFAAGEGAGPQTPGEYGLIASRHARESGIYRVNYRTGETSACYVQIRQELVVCTEQAGPPPAGTASGAGAAATGPAPGRAGPSATPPQGTRP, encoded by the coding sequence ATGCGTGTTCCTTCGCGTCGTTCTCTCTCCCGGTCGTCCGCCGGCCTGCTCGTTGCGGCCCTGGCCGGACTGCCCTTGGCAGCCGAGGCTGCCGGGCCCTACGAGTTCGTGGCCGCACCCGCAGTCGATCTGAACCGGATCTACCGGATCGACCGCGCCAACGGCGAGGTCACCTCCTGCCAGTACGGCCTGCGCGACGACAGCGTCGGCGTCACCCTGTGCTTTGCCGCCGGAGAGGGCGCCGGCCCGCAGACGCCCGGCGAGTACGGCCTGATCGCCTCGCGCCACGCCCGCGAGTCGGGGATCTACCGGGTCAACTACCGCACGGGGGAAACCAGCGCCTGCTACGTGCAGATCCGTCAGGAACTCGTCGTCTGCACCGAGCAGGCCGGCCCGCCGCCCGCCGGCACCGCGAGCGGGGCGGGCGCCGCCGCGACCGGACCGGCCCCCGGCCGCGCCGGCCCGAGCGCCACGCCACCGCAGGGAACGCGGCCCTGA
- a CDS encoding conserved protein of unknown function (Evidence 4 : Unknown function but conserved in other organisms): protein MAGIRRLAAAKPEGYTRAFEVPYIVTTARNWAGRIGRFTLTVDKGRADALVSFCRQGVRKRGLTTFVWEARDYVPDSDLRVLLVSNDPAFLGDR from the coding sequence TTGGCCGGCATTCGGCGCCTCGCGGCGGCGAAGCCCGAAGGCTACACCCGCGCCTTCGAGGTGCCCTACATCGTGACCACGGCCCGCAACTGGGCCGGGCGCATCGGCCGCTTCACCCTGACGGTGGACAAGGGCCGCGCGGACGCCCTCGTCAGCTTCTGCCGACAGGGCGTGCGCAAGAGGGGTCTGACCACCTTCGTCTGGGAAGCCCGCGACTACGTCCCGGATTCCGACCTGCGCGTGCTCCTCGTCTCGAACGATCCCGCCTTTCTGGGGGATCGCTGA
- a CDS encoding protein of unknown function; putative membrane protein (Evidence 5 : Unknown function), producing MMQKQMPRASSWIRYPGRCSSAAARLYAAGAVALALVAPMMALANRSSPLVVGIAALLFLAGAVAEHGGRVASLLIGPLRTPLGLAALAFLAWCLVSLAWSPFPALWGRVLSEFLPTLAAAAILAWLAPARLPPWALPLSAGLLAAACLFIAASLALGLAPQAWLGQRVALFMFNRPLLTVLLLAGPIAAFLALRGHRLAAVILLGVAALAILRSISGAAILGLLAGALMFAVGRLAPRSMALALAALVLGLAFALAPVEGDILHRLMPEAAHERLTQSSSRARVAIAQSFGAAVAQAPWIGSGYGMGLRFAEVPAAVTLEPEMRAMLAVGHPHNSFLQIWAELGFVGAALAALVAFLALRAAAALPRLLFATALGLLGAAVAVMFVEHGAWQGWWTAGLGAAITWLRAAACAKPPYEPAHETEDARA from the coding sequence ATGATGCAGAAACAAATGCCTAGAGCATCGTCCTGGATCAGGTATCCAGGACGATGCTCTAGCGCGGCGGCGCGGCTCTACGCTGCCGGCGCCGTCGCGCTGGCGCTTGTGGCGCCGATGATGGCACTGGCCAACCGGTCGAGCCCGCTCGTCGTCGGCATCGCGGCACTGCTGTTCCTCGCCGGCGCCGTCGCCGAGCATGGCGGGCGGGTGGCCTCGCTCCTGATCGGCCCGCTCCGTACCCCGCTCGGCCTCGCCGCGCTGGCCTTCCTCGCTTGGTGTCTCGTCTCGCTGGCCTGGAGCCCGTTTCCCGCGCTCTGGGGCCGTGTGCTGTCCGAATTCCTGCCGACGCTCGCTGCCGCTGCGATCCTCGCCTGGCTCGCGCCCGCTCGGCTGCCGCCCTGGGCTCTGCCCCTCAGCGCCGGCCTGCTCGCCGCAGCCTGCCTTTTCATCGCGGCAAGCCTCGCCCTCGGGCTGGCGCCGCAGGCCTGGCTCGGGCAGCGCGTGGCCCTGTTCATGTTCAACCGCCCGCTGCTGACTGTGCTGCTGCTGGCTGGGCCCATCGCCGCCTTCCTCGCCCTGCGCGGCCATCGCCTCGCCGCCGTGATCCTGCTCGGGGTGGCGGCGCTAGCGATCTTGCGCTCGATCAGCGGCGCGGCCATCCTCGGGCTGCTCGCGGGCGCTTTGATGTTCGCGGTCGGGCGCTTGGCACCCCGATCCATGGCCCTTGCGCTGGCGGCGCTGGTCCTCGGGCTCGCCTTCGCCCTAGCCCCGGTCGAGGGTGACATCCTCCACCGGCTGATGCCGGAGGCGGCGCATGAGCGGCTGACGCAGTCTTCGTCGCGGGCGCGGGTCGCCATCGCCCAAAGCTTCGGCGCCGCGGTGGCGCAGGCGCCGTGGATCGGCTCCGGCTACGGCATGGGCCTGCGCTTCGCCGAGGTGCCGGCGGCGGTGACGCTCGAACCGGAGATGCGGGCGATGCTGGCCGTCGGCCATCCGCATAACAGCTTCCTCCAGATCTGGGCCGAACTCGGCTTCGTCGGCGCGGCGCTCGCGGCGTTGGTCGCCTTCCTGGCCCTGCGGGCGGCGGCCGCCTTGCCGCGGCTCCTGTTCGCCACGGCGCTCGGCTTGCTGGGCGCGGCAGTGGCGGTGATGTTCGTCGAGCACGGCGCGTGGCAGGGATGGTGGACGGCGGGCCTCGGGGCCGCCATCACATGGCTGCGGGCGGCGGCTTGCGCCAAGCCCCCATACGAGCCCGCACACGAGACTGAAGACGCGCGCGCATGA
- the argG gene encoding argininosuccinate synthase (citrulline-aspartate ligase) (Evidence 2a : Function from experimental evidences in other organisms; PubMedId : 11844799, 12684518; Product type e : enzyme), with protein MSDALPNKSVKKVVLAYSGGLDTSIILKWLQTTYGCEVVTFTADLGQGEELEPARRKAELLGIKPENIFIEDLREEFVRDYVFPMFRANAVYEGIYLLGTSIARPLIAKKQIEIAERVGADAVCHGATGKGNDQVRFELGYYALKPDVTVIAPWREWDLRSREQLIAFAEQHQIPIAKDKRGESPFSVDANLLHASSEGKVLEDPAVEVPDYVYSRTLSPEEAPDTPTIVTIGFERGDAVSIDGEALSPATLLAKLNELGHANGIGRLDLVENRFVGMKSRGMYETPGGTILLPAHRAIESITLDRGAAHLKDQLMPQYAELIYNGFWFSPEREMLQALIDKSQEKVTGEVRLKLYKGGVHVIGRTSPHSLYDQDLVTFEEGAVAYDHRDAAGFIKLNALRLRTLAQRKKREG; from the coding sequence ATGTCCGACGCCCTCCCGAACAAATCCGTCAAGAAGGTCGTTCTCGCCTATTCCGGCGGGCTCGACACCTCGATCATCCTCAAGTGGCTTCAGACCACCTATGGCTGCGAGGTCGTGACGTTCACCGCCGATCTCGGCCAGGGCGAGGAGCTGGAGCCGGCGCGCCGCAAGGCCGAGCTGCTTGGCATCAAGCCGGAAAACATCTTCATCGAAGACCTGCGCGAGGAATTCGTCCGCGACTACGTCTTCCCGATGTTCCGCGCCAACGCGGTCTACGAGGGCATCTATCTCCTCGGCACCTCGATCGCCCGGCCGCTGATCGCCAAGAAGCAGATCGAGATCGCCGAGCGCGTCGGCGCCGACGCGGTGTGCCACGGCGCCACCGGCAAGGGGAACGATCAGGTCCGGTTCGAACTCGGCTACTACGCGCTCAAGCCCGACGTGACGGTGATCGCGCCGTGGCGCGAGTGGGATCTGCGCTCGCGCGAGCAGCTCATCGCGTTTGCCGAGCAGCACCAGATCCCGATCGCCAAGGACAAGCGCGGCGAGAGCCCGTTCTCGGTCGATGCCAACCTCCTGCACGCCTCCTCCGAGGGCAAGGTTCTGGAGGACCCGGCGGTCGAGGTGCCGGATTACGTCTATTCGCGCACCCTCTCCCCCGAGGAGGCGCCGGATACGCCCACGATCGTCACCATCGGCTTCGAGCGGGGCGACGCCGTCTCCATCGACGGCGAGGCGCTCTCACCCGCCACGCTGCTGGCCAAGCTCAATGAACTCGGCCACGCCAACGGCATCGGCCGGCTCGATCTGGTCGAGAACCGCTTCGTCGGCATGAAGAGCCGCGGCATGTACGAGACGCCCGGCGGCACGATCCTGCTGCCGGCCCACCGCGCCATCGAGTCGATCACGCTCGACCGCGGCGCAGCGCATCTCAAGGACCAGCTGATGCCGCAATATGCGGAGCTGATCTATAACGGCTTCTGGTTCTCGCCGGAGCGCGAGATGCTCCAGGCGCTGATCGACAAGAGTCAGGAGAAGGTGACCGGCGAGGTGCGGCTCAAGCTCTACAAGGGCGGTGTCCACGTCATCGGCCGGACCAGCCCGCACTCGCTCTACGATCAGGACCTCGTCACCTTCGAGGAGGGCGCCGTCGCCTACGATCACCGCGACGCGGCCGGCTTCATCAAGCTCAACGCCCTGCGCCTGCGCACCCTGGCGCAGCGCAAGAAGCGCGAGGGCTGA
- the rpiA gene encoding Ribose-5-phosphate isomerase A (Evidence 2b : Function from indirect experimental evidences (e.g. phenotypes); PubMedId : 12517338, 8366047; Product type e : enzyme): MSAPDLKRAAAERAIPLVEDGMRLGIGTGSTAAAFIKLLGERVRAGLKVTGVPTSEATRIACEREGIPLATLEDLPELDLTIDGADEVDGSLRLIKGGGAALLREKIVAVASRRMVVIADASKHVETLGAFPLPVEVNLFGIGATTRAVEAAVARAGCTGEIVRRHGASGGPLLTDGGHAILDLWLGRIPDPEALSAGLWAVPGVVEHGLFLGIADAAILAAAEDDAAVVSVLGRL; encoded by the coding sequence GTGAGCGCGCCGGATCTGAAGCGGGCGGCGGCCGAGCGCGCGATCCCCCTGGTCGAGGACGGGATGCGCCTCGGTATCGGCACGGGCAGCACGGCCGCGGCCTTCATCAAGCTGCTGGGCGAGCGCGTGCGTGCGGGGCTGAAAGTGACTGGCGTGCCGACCTCGGAGGCGACCCGCATCGCCTGCGAGCGCGAGGGCATCCCGCTTGCCACCCTCGAAGACCTGCCCGAACTTGATCTCACCATCGACGGGGCCGACGAGGTCGATGGAAGCTTGCGCCTCATCAAGGGCGGCGGTGCCGCCCTGCTGCGCGAGAAGATCGTCGCGGTCGCGAGCCGCCGCATGGTCGTGATTGCCGACGCCTCCAAGCACGTCGAGACCCTGGGTGCCTTTCCGCTGCCGGTGGAGGTGAACCTGTTCGGCATCGGCGCCACCACCCGCGCCGTCGAGGCGGCGGTGGCGCGGGCCGGCTGCACGGGCGAGATCGTGCGCCGCCACGGTGCCTCCGGGGGCCCCCTCCTCACCGATGGCGGCCACGCCATCCTCGATCTGTGGCTCGGCCGTATTCCCGATCCGGAGGCTTTGTCCGCCGGGCTCTGGGCGGTGCCCGGCGTGGTCGAGCACGGCCTGTTTCTCGGCATCGCCGACGCGGCCATCCTCGCCGCGGCCGAAGACGATGCGGCCGTCGTCAGCGTTCTCGGCCGCCTCTAA
- a CDS encoding conserved protein of unknown function; putative exported protein (Evidence 4 : Unknown function but conserved in other organisms), with translation MVLRLAALGGPFLAALLSQAVLMPAAQAQQPAAKPPATSPKPTVKPGAAPPPAAAPEPDLSAAHLALAREVMLSSGIARSFDSIIPTMAEQIRKNAVTRPDLAKDLDEVLKGLDSEMELQKQRLINIAARIYAKRLNEPELTDIVTFFRSPAGKRYVETQPQILDDMVGAMQDWTQEVSEYIMVRTRAEMGKRGHQLQ, from the coding sequence ATGGTTCTCCGTCTCGCTGCCCTGGGCGGCCCCTTCCTCGCGGCCCTGCTGTCGCAGGCCGTCCTCATGCCGGCGGCGCAGGCGCAGCAGCCGGCCGCCAAGCCCCCCGCCACCTCCCCGAAGCCGACGGTGAAGCCCGGCGCGGCCCCGCCGCCGGCCGCCGCACCGGAGCCGGATCTCAGCGCCGCCCACCTCGCACTCGCCCGTGAGGTGATGCTGAGTTCCGGTATCGCCCGCTCCTTCGACTCGATCATCCCGACCATGGCTGAGCAGATCCGCAAGAACGCGGTGACGCGGCCCGATCTCGCCAAGGATCTGGACGAGGTGCTGAAAGGGCTCGATTCCGAGATGGAGCTGCAGAAGCAGCGGCTGATCAACATCGCCGCGCGGATCTACGCCAAGCGCCTGAACGAGCCCGAGCTGACGGACATCGTCACCTTCTTCCGTTCGCCCGCGGGCAAGCGCTACGTCGAGACCCAGCCGCAGATCCTCGATGACATGGTCGGCGCCATGCAGGATTGGACCCAGGAGGTCTCGGAATACATCATGGTCCGCACCCGCGCCGAGATGGGCAAGCGCGGCCACCAACTCCAGTGA
- a CDS encoding periplasmic oxidoreductase, DsbA family (Evidence 2b : Function from indirect experimental evidences (e.g. phenotypes); Product type e : enzyme): MRRRATLEFWYEFASTYSYLSAMRIEALARTADVELRWRPFLLGPIFATQGWTNSPFNLYPAKGRNMWRDLDREAARLGLPPVTRPTPFPQNSLSAVRVATYGADQDWLVPFSKAVFETSFAKGGSIAEPAAVGRILDGLGLDGTQILKAAASEANKGRLKVAGEEARSRGIYGAPSFLTEDGELFWGNDRLEQAIAWAAGDRPDGLR, translated from the coding sequence ATGCGGCGGCGAGCGACCCTGGAATTCTGGTACGAGTTCGCCTCGACCTACTCTTACCTGTCGGCCATGCGCATCGAAGCGCTGGCCAGGACGGCCGACGTCGAGCTGCGCTGGCGACCGTTCCTGCTCGGGCCGATCTTCGCGACGCAGGGATGGACCAACTCGCCCTTCAACCTCTACCCGGCCAAGGGCCGCAACATGTGGCGCGACCTCGACCGCGAGGCCGCGCGGCTCGGGCTGCCGCCGGTCACGCGCCCCACCCCCTTCCCGCAGAATTCCCTCAGCGCGGTGCGCGTGGCGACCTACGGCGCCGACCAGGACTGGCTGGTGCCGTTCTCGAAGGCGGTGTTCGAGACGAGCTTTGCCAAGGGCGGCTCTATCGCCGAGCCGGCGGCGGTGGGGCGCATCCTCGATGGGCTCGGGCTCGACGGCACCCAGATCCTCAAGGCGGCCGCCTCCGAAGCCAACAAGGGCCGCCTGAAGGTAGCCGGCGAGGAGGCCCGCTCCCGCGGCATCTACGGCGCGCCGAGCTTCCTCACCGAGGACGGCGAGCTGTTCTGGGGCAACGACCGCCTGGAACAGGCGATCGCCTGGGCCGCGGGCGACCGGCCCGACGGGCTGCGGTGA
- the gor gene encoding glutathione reductase (Evidence 2a : Function from experimental evidences in other organisms; PubMedId : 1849605; Product type e : enzyme): MSETPMSESFDVDLFVIGGGSGGVRAARIAAGHGARVMLAEEYRVGGTCVIRGCVPKKLMVYAGRFTDEFEDAAGFGWHLETPRFDWAVLKRSRDAEVARLEGIYGRNLAGAGVEVVADRAVIEDPHTVRLVHADRTVRARFILIATGATPVREPLIPGAELAIDSNGVFELETQPERILVVGGGYIAVEFAGVFASLGSKTTLLHRGKNLLRGFDPEIADALGEAYAKRMDLRLEQTVERLERDGSAIRATLNGGESLTVDCVLVATGRRPNVAGLGLERVGIDLDERGAIPVEADSRTRVPSIYAVGDVNGRAALTPVAIREGHAFADTVFGNKPWCVDHRLIATAVFSTPEIGVIGHNEDVARRCYGDIDVYKASFRPMKATLSGRDERVIMKILVDRASDRVVGVHVLGTDAGEIIQAVGIAVTMGATKADFDRTIAVHPTLGEELVTMRTPFVVKHPVGVG, translated from the coding sequence ATGAGCGAGACACCGATGAGCGAGTCCTTCGACGTCGACCTGTTCGTGATCGGCGGCGGTTCGGGCGGGGTGCGGGCGGCCCGCATCGCCGCCGGCCACGGCGCGCGGGTGATGCTGGCCGAGGAGTACCGCGTCGGCGGCACCTGCGTGATCCGCGGCTGCGTCCCGAAGAAGCTGATGGTCTATGCCGGCCGCTTCACCGACGAGTTCGAGGACGCTGCCGGCTTTGGCTGGCACCTTGAGACGCCGCGCTTCGACTGGGCCGTTCTGAAGCGCTCCCGCGACGCGGAGGTCGCGCGGCTGGAGGGCATCTACGGCCGCAACCTTGCGGGCGCTGGCGTCGAGGTCGTGGCCGACCGCGCGGTGATCGAGGACCCGCACACGGTACGCCTCGTGCACGCGGACCGCACGGTCCGGGCCCGCTTCATCCTGATCGCGACCGGCGCCACACCGGTGCGTGAGCCGCTGATCCCCGGTGCGGAACTCGCCATCGATTCCAACGGCGTGTTCGAGCTGGAGACCCAGCCCGAGCGCATCCTCGTGGTCGGCGGCGGCTACATCGCCGTGGAGTTCGCGGGCGTCTTCGCCAGCCTCGGCTCCAAGACCACGCTGCTCCATCGCGGAAAGAACCTGCTGCGCGGCTTTGACCCTGAGATCGCCGACGCGCTCGGCGAGGCCTATGCCAAGCGGATGGATCTACGGCTGGAACAGACCGTCGAGCGCCTGGAGCGCGACGGCTCGGCGATCCGCGCCACCCTGAACGGGGGCGAGAGCCTCACCGTCGATTGCGTGCTGGTGGCCACAGGCCGGCGCCCGAACGTCGCCGGCCTTGGGCTGGAACGGGTCGGGATCGACCTCGACGAACGCGGCGCAATCCCCGTCGAGGCGGATTCGCGCACCCGGGTGCCGTCGATCTACGCCGTCGGCGATGTGAACGGGCGCGCGGCGCTGACGCCCGTGGCGATCCGCGAGGGCCACGCCTTCGCCGACACGGTGTTCGGCAACAAGCCCTGGTGCGTCGATCACCGCCTGATCGCAACCGCCGTGTTCTCGACGCCGGAGATCGGCGTGATCGGCCACAACGAGGACGTGGCCCGGCGCTGCTACGGCGACATCGACGTCTACAAGGCGAGCTTCCGCCCGATGAAGGCGACGCTCTCGGGCCGCGACGAGCGGGTGATCATGAAGATTCTGGTGGACCGGGCCAGCGACCGCGTGGTCGGCGTCCACGTGCTCGGCACGGATGCCGGCGAGATCATCCAGGCCGTCGGCATCGCCGTGACCATGGGCGCGACCAAGGCCGATTTCGACCGCACCATCGCCGTGCATCCGACGCTCGGCGAGGAGTTGGTGACGATGCGGACGCCGTTCGTGGTGAAGCATCCGGTGGGCGTGGGCTAG
- a CDS encoding putative haloacid dehalogenase family hydrolase (Evidence 3 : Putative function from multiple computational evidences; PubMedId : 8226680, 9006018; Product type e : enzyme) produces MKRTGTPMNAHSSPIVVFDLDGTLAETAGDLIGTLNVILARDGQAPLPLEQARDLLGAGARALIQRGFTVAGASLTPERLETLFQDFLVYYGEHLTDNSYLFPGVVEALDRLEAAGFRLAICTNKVESHAVALLDALGIGHRFCTIVGKETFAFSKPDPRHITATIERAGGDLHRAVMVGDSKADVAAAKAAGIPVVGVTFGYTPVPMRELAPDWVIEHFDALPDAVDALLARETVKPAA; encoded by the coding sequence ATGAAACGCACCGGGACGCCGATGAACGCGCACAGCTCCCCGATCGTCGTGTTCGATCTCGACGGGACCCTCGCCGAGACCGCGGGCGACCTCATCGGCACCCTCAACGTCATCCTGGCCCGGGACGGCCAAGCGCCGCTTCCCCTCGAACAGGCCCGCGACCTGCTCGGCGCGGGCGCCCGCGCCCTGATCCAGCGCGGCTTCACGGTCGCGGGCGCGAGCCTGACGCCGGAGCGGCTGGAGACGCTGTTCCAGGATTTCCTCGTCTATTACGGCGAGCATCTCACCGACAATTCCTACCTCTTCCCCGGCGTGGTCGAGGCGCTGGACCGGCTGGAGGCGGCGGGCTTCCGCCTCGCGATCTGCACCAACAAGGTCGAGTCGCACGCTGTGGCTTTGCTCGATGCGCTGGGCATCGGCCACCGCTTCTGCACGATCGTCGGCAAGGAGACCTTCGCCTTCTCGAAGCCGGACCCGCGCCACATCACCGCGACCATCGAGCGCGCCGGGGGTGATCTCCACCGCGCCGTGATGGTGGGTGATTCGAAGGCCGACGTCGCCGCGGCCAAGGCGGCCGGCATCCCCGTCGTCGGCGTAACCTTCGGCTACACGCCCGTGCCGATGCGCGAGTTGGCGCCCGACTGGGTCATCGAGCATTTCGACGCCCTGCCCGATGCGGTCGACGCCCTCCTCGCCCGCGAGACCGTGAAGCCGGCGGCCTGA